A stretch of DNA from Aspergillus flavus chromosome 3, complete sequence:
GTCTTAACCGCTTCTTCAGCCCCAAAGGATGCTGCCAAGTAAGTCCTGTAACTCACCTCGGAAATTTCTGGCAATGGTGTTCTATATGCGACTGCTCAAGAATTGGGAACCATCATTGTCTGGGCTGATGCCTCTACCTTCATGTTGCGACTGAGAAATTCCATAACTTCAGGGCATAGAGTCAAAGCTCCGCGAGCATGATGTCCCCAGTATTGTGAGGCATAGTTATAGAGTGGATATGACTGCAAACGCTTCTCGAATTCTTCGTCTGTGTCGCAAGGCCCTCTCTGAAAGGCACTGTATGATAAGTATGTGACGCAGGATCTTGTGATTTCTGACTCCCCACCCAAGAACCACCGCTGTCGTGTCCTTTGGAAATATTCTTGCGCGGTGTAATGGACCAGTCGAATGGtgtcattttcttcatcgATTGTGACTAGCCCAGCACACAGAGATTGCAGGATATTAATGTTTGGAATGTAGTCTTTGTCCAGTTCCGTAGTATGCGGCCGAACCGCAAGGGCATGCTGGAGCTCTAATGTAAGAAGAGGCCTTCTAGCATAAACAATCCACGACAGGATTTGTTTCGCTAAGTCTTGACTTTCCTTCCCATGGTCCTCAATTCTTATCATGGCTTGCTCATATATATCGTCCAACTTCTCTATTCTGTTGGTAAGATTCTGCAGGGCGTCTTTAACATGCCCTCTTGTCGGTAGCGATACAAGTGAATTCATGTGTAACTCTGCCAGTAGAAACCTATGTATGATGTTAGCCCGTTGCAGAGTGGTCGTTATCGTGGGCCATGCGGCTTACATTCCATCGGTTGCCTTGATAACATCTCTCTTGATTATTCTTCTAATGGTGTCGTCGAAGATATCTGAGTGTTGGAGTCGCATCCTCTCATCCAAATACATCTCTATGTCGTTATCTCTTGCATAGACTTTCAAATATGCAGCCTTGGTGAATGCCTTCCCAATCTCAACGTCTACTCGAGAGGTTGCGAATATATTTACTCCATTTTTCGCCTGGAGACTAGAAAGTTCGGAGAGAAACCTCATCCGGCAGCCTTCGGATGTTTGGCATTCATCCAGTGCATCGACAGCAATAAATATTCTCGAGTATTTTGCGACAACGGAGTGGAGAGCTCCTGATATGTCTTCTAGTGATGGCCGCATTTTTTGGACCTTGTTGTGATTAAATAAGTCTCTCACACTTTCCGGTAAGGAAAAGCACCTCTCGGTTAGCTGTTTCAGCAGACTCGCAAGCAAGTGGTCAATATTCTGTTCGTCCTTCCGCTGGAAGTTGCAATATATGTACGCGATGCCAACAGTTGAATCctggggaaagaaattgATAAGACTGTTGATTACTATAGACGTGAGAACCGTCTTTCCGGCTCCAGGAATACCTGAGCAAAACAATGTTTGGTGACTTGTATTGAACCATTTCTGGAACTCTGCCGAGTGTAGTAGCCATTGACCGGTTCCGGGTTGCCGCCTCCTGAAGATATCACTTTGTTTCGGGCCGTAGTCTATTGGCGTAAGCCAGTCAAGAATGTCCTGATCCTCCTTCCTGGCCAATTTAGACCTCATCACTTTAAGATCGGCCCCATTCCTGGACACGGTTTCAAGGACTGCAGTTCTATTAGAAGCTCAACATTCACCTGGCAGAATAGGTCGAGGGTCACTGACTTTGGTCAAGAAAGTCCTTCACTGGACgttcttcatcaacatcagACGGTTTCACATATTCTAGCAGCTCCTTTGCAAACGCCGCGGCTACAGTTGCAGCATATCCCTGCCACTTGTTGTTCTTGTGTGAGTCTGCATAATTGAATATTCCTCGAATGACAATGCATGGGAAGTCGTTCATTAATCCCGCCGCTTCCGTTTCAACACAAAGAACGTGGCCACCAAACTGACGATCGAGTTTATCTCGAAAGGTAGCGTCATTAATTACCCGATTTCCAGATGCGATCAGCCCATAGTGCACGCGAACATCTCCAGGCTGGCTTTGACTCCCATCACCTACAATGTTCGTTGCGTTGCTTGCCACTCGATTGGATCCACGATGTCTGGGAGTAAACACCCACCAGCCTAACAGATACGTGACAAATGCTAGGATCATCTCCCAGAGACTTAAAATGACTTGCCGCCTGCCCCGACTATGATGGAACTCATGTGCGTGCAAAGGGTCCTCCAAGGAATCACACTTTAGATACGTCGGTGCTAGCTTTGGCCATTTCTGCTTTAGTTCTTCCAGAGACTCCGGTATTTTGGTCCCGTACAAGTCATGTTCCGTCTCCAGCTTGGTTAAGGCAGTGAGGAGTGAGGTTGGTGGATTGTTTAGCGCTCCGGTCCGCTCGAAACTGCCGTCCTTTGTCTTGCCCATATCCCACTGGACTACACCTGGAAACTCACCCACGGGCGTGCTAACCACTACATCACCGAGTCGGACCTTGGGCGGGATACCACCGCCGATGCCAACCATGAGGCCAACTTtgatggatgggaatgtCCGTACCATCTGGATAGCGACAGTTGCGGCTGAATTAGTGCCGTGCCTGCCTCTCGGCAAACAGGTTATGACAATGTTGTGCTTGCCAATGGATCCTAAGGTGTATGTGTTGGGGTCGTTAGATGGTTGTGGAAGACTTGGATGTCTCTGGTCCAGCATGCTCGTTGCTGCAGTCTGCTCCTTGAGGAGCGTGCAAATCCATCCCACGGTATATTCATTGTGACTCCTAGATTTAGTATCGGCTTGTGTGGCCATTGTGAAAGAAACGAGCTGGCTACCTGAGATTAAGGTCAGTCAGCCTTGTCCTTCGATGTGGGGCTGATGTGATGCTTGATATTTATATGGCGGAACTCCTCGAACAGTACCAGAGATCACATTGGAAATACTCATATATCAGCCAATATAGAAGTAGACGGTCTTTCACTCATCATTTTGTTCGAAAATATTTTTCATACGGAGGCCAACGATGCAAGTCCTGAAAGGTACAAGATAGCCTGAGCGGCTATTTTCGTGCTTCCGTATAGGGAAGGCCGGCGCTTACAAGAGCAGCGGCCAACTCTCCTAGGCTAGCTGTCAAATTCAGCACTCTCGCAGCTGCGACAACAATTCAATAATTTGAAAGTCAGTAATCACTAAAAGTAAATAAAGCATACAACACACGCAATTATAAAGATAACGCACATACAAGATCTGATCAAGTGTGTTGAATTATGTGTCTGTTTTCTCATTCGCAAATTATAAATCTTGGAATATTCTGAACCTATATTACTTTCCAAAATTATTTCCAAAATTAAGTGGGAAGGAGAGTTTAGGACcgagaaaaaggaatagTATATATGCCTGAATCCAGTTCTGCCAATCTATAGACCACTCTAACCAATTAGCTATCTTGTTTCCTCTCTTTAATGTTCCCCCTTAAATTTATTGAGATATGAAGGATTCCCTGTATCTATCTACGACGTGCCCAGGAATGAGACGATATAACCATTACCGATAATCTAATGGAAACCGGCAAGGAGTCTTCTCGTATAGAGAACTCCCCACGTTCAACAATCCAGATGAGGGAATGATATACGCGTGGGTAGACATATCCTAGAGCAGTGCCTTGCTTCCCAGACACCCACGTCAGCTAGTGCGAGCTGCGCGATCACTGCCGTATCAGTCTTAAACCATACAGAAACTACGAGACGTTCCCTGCGAACGGGAAAGTAAattctctccatcattgcCTTTCTTGGTAACCCTGCTGCGGTGTATCAAATTTCAGAAGCCGAAAATGTCTCAGCCGGGAAGACTCGCTCGGGTATCTGGCAGCTTCGGAGGAAGTCATTAACCTTCTTTGCCACGTTGATGTTGGATGAGAGCATT
This window harbors:
- a CDS encoding putative ankyrin repeat-containing protein (unnamed protein product); translated protein: MATQADTKSRSHNEYTVGWICTLLKEQTAATSMLDQRHPSLPQPSNDPNTYTLGSIGKHNIVITCLPRGRHGTNSAATVAIQMVRTFPSIKVGLMVGIGGGIPPKVRLGDVVVSTPVGEFPGVVQWDMGKTKDGSFERTGALNNPPTSLLTALTKLETEHDLYGTKIPESLEELKQKWPKLAPTYLKCDSLEDPLHAHEFHHSRGRRQVILSLWEMILAFVTYLLGWWVFTPRHRGSNRVASNATNIVGDGSQSQPGDVRVHYGLIASGNRVINDATFRDKLDRQFGGHVLCVETEAAGLMNDFPCIVIRGIFNYADSHKNNKWQGYAATVAAAFAKELLEYVKPSDVDEERPVKDFLDQILETVSRNGADLKVMRSKLARKEDQDILDWLTPIDYGPKQSDIFRRRQPGTGQWLLHSAEFQKWFNTSHQTLFCSGIPGAGKTVLTSIVINSLINFFPQDSTVGIAYIYCNFQRKDEQNIDHLLASLLKQLTERCFSLPESVRDLFNHNKVQKMRPSLEDISGALHSVVAKYSRIFIAVDALDECQTSEGCRMRFLSELSSLQAKNGVNIFATSRVDVEIGKAFTKAAYLKVYARDNDIEMYLDERMRLQHSDIFDDTIRRIIKRDVIKATDGMFLLAELHMNSLVSLPTRGHVKDALQNLTNRIEKLDDIYEQAMIRIEDHGKESQDLAKQILSWIVYARRPLLTLELQHALAVRPHTTELDKDYIPNINILQSLCAGLVTIDEENDTIRLVHYTAQEYFQRTRQRWFLGGESEITRSCVTYLSYSAFQRGPCDTDEEFEKRLQSYPLYNYASQYWGHHARGALTLCPEVMEFLSRNMKVEASAQTMMVSYRTYLAASFGAEEAVKTLLQKRAEPDASDSYGRTLSSYASQNEHSAIIKLLLEQGIGADSLSNEELIPLLHAVGYSHTTILVQPLATERVDQGYKNSCGRTPLSSAAWNGYEAVVRLLLEIGADVESKGTLYKGTPLLLAAENRHEAVVRLLLGMKKVTADGKGNCGRAPLLYAIKNGYGAVVTSILSDSVVDQNQIDHGGSTLYSIGVRNSHAEVVKILLDTEIVACDSWGYFGRSVFWWAKGRGNGDIEKILFDYAKKRGISLCGDENGEVMLISHDTTSRYCHVCTLSDPDITVYYDVRYATEVLTSIQSAINLGGGVGGSLFARWS